Below is a genomic region from Billgrantia tianxiuensis.
GCGATATCGCCTTCGCGGTGACCCGCGAACCCGAGGTTCGGGAGTTCTGCGTGCAATATCGGGAGCGGGACCTGGATTTCATCGAGCGCCTGGCCGCCGAAGAGGGGCTGTTCTATTTCCACGAGTTTCATGACGGCGGGCATCGGCTGGTGTTCGCCGATGCGCCCCACGTGCTCGGCGACCTCGGGCCGCGTACCTACCACAGCCGTGCCGGCGGCACTGCGCCCGCCCGGCACGTGCGCCAGCTGCGTCAGCTGGCCCGGGTCGCGCCCGCCTCGGTCACGCTCAAGGACTACTCGTTCAAGAACCCGGCCTACGGACAACTGCACGACCACGCCGCACGCGATCTAGAAGCTCACGGTCAGCGCGACGACTACGAACACTACGACTATCCCGGCCGCTACAAGCAGGACGCCTCCGGTCAGCCCTTCACCCGCATACGCCTCGAGTCGCTGCGCCACGAGGCGCTCACGGCCGAGGCCGAGAGCGACCTGCCCGAACTCGCGCCCGGCCTGCGCTTCGACCTCACCGACCACGATGCCGAGAGCCTCAACCGCAACTGGCAACTGGTCTCGGTCACCCACTACGGCAAGCAGCCCCAGGCCTTGGAGGAGGACGGTATCGTCCTGAACGGCGAGCAAGGGGCGGCCGACGACGCGGGTGGCATGACGCGCTACCACAACGAACTGGTGCTGACTCCCGGCGACGTGGCCTGGCGCCCCGAGCCCAACCCCAAGCCGCGGGTCGACGGCCCCCAGATCGGCTTCGTGGTCGGGCCGGCGGGGGAAGAGATCTACTGTGACGAGTATGGCCGGGTCAAGGTGCAGTTCCCCTGGGACCGCGACGCCGCGCCCGATGACACCGCCAGCGCCTGGATCCGGGTCGCCCAGGGCTGGGCCGGCAGCGGCTACGGCAGCATGGCGATTCCCAGGATCGGCCATGAGGTGGTGATCAGCTTCCTCGAGGGCGATCCGGATCAGCCGCTGATCACCGGGCGTACCTA
It encodes:
- a CDS encoding type VI secretion system Vgr family protein translates to MAHATGLQFTLALPGVDEVAVVDFIHRETLSKPFELTLNLASRNGDLDATELLDREACLTIWQDGEPLRRIQGVISEFGRGDRGHRRTFYSLVLRPALWRLSLRQNSRIFQQTSPLAIIETLCEERGLRDIAFAVTREPEVREFCVQYRERDLDFIERLAAEEGLFYFHEFHDGGHRLVFADAPHVLGDLGPRTYHSRAGGTAPARHVRQLRQLARVAPASVTLKDYSFKNPAYGQLHDHAARDLEAHGQRDDYEHYDYPGRYKQDASGQPFTRIRLESLRHEALTAEAESDLPELAPGLRFDLTDHDAESLNRNWQLVSVTHYGKQPQALEEDGIVLNGEQGAADDAGGMTRYHNELVLTPGDVAWRPEPNPKPRVDGPQIGFVVGPAGEEIYCDEYGRVKVQFPWDRDAAPDDTASAWIRVAQGWAGSGYGSMAIPRIGHEVVISFLEGDPDQPLITGRTYHATNLPPYPLPVHKTRTTIKTQTHQGEGSNELTFEDQAGEEFIYVHAQKNLELHVENSRQKRVEYDDSATIGHDSHLAVANDRIETIEGNREVTVGANLSEKIDGERGLRVGSSFQTHAGGDITLKADGEIVLDAAKITLVAGGAALVVAGGRVDVTPHINVGSASPGAAALPPIPAVLEAAAGEGSPFVSHCPLQG